One Halioglobus japonicus DNA segment encodes these proteins:
- a CDS encoding coniferyl aldehyde dehydrogenase yields the protein MTAAQENIDNPTAAMLREHFDLQRQHYLDAPNPSYDERKQDLQNLKRMISENAEAIIAAISSDYGNRSRHESQFAEIISVTDGIQDVVKHLKKWMKVQKRHVDLQMFPGGKNRVIPQPLGVVGMIVPWNFPINLSFMPLAAAFAAGNRAMVKMSENSIHLTRLLMDISPRYFPLEKLRFFEETGGVGIEFSKISFDLIIFTGSGQTGKSVMASAAQNLTPVVLELGGKAPAVIDRDYDLEKAVGRIMFVKQFNAGQICTNVDYVFVHESQRDEFVKLASAYAAKHCPDIEHTDYTSLIDDRAMARITDTLEDAREKGATIVNLCGDQPANPATRKFPMTAVMDTTPDMTIRNRETFGPLLMVMTYKEHQEVVDYVNSHDRPLALYPFTNDRKLQDMYIERVMSGGVTVNDALFHVAQHDIPFGGVGPSGMGHYHGREGFETFSKMRPVFYQAGFSAMQYLRPPYGKFATRVFDFLMKFKG from the coding sequence ATGACTGCCGCACAAGAGAATATCGACAACCCCACCGCTGCGATGCTGCGCGAGCATTTTGACCTCCAGCGCCAACATTACCTGGATGCCCCCAATCCCAGTTACGACGAGCGCAAGCAAGACCTGCAAAACCTCAAGCGCATGATTTCCGAGAACGCAGAGGCGATTATTGCCGCCATCAGCTCTGACTACGGTAATCGCTCCCGCCATGAATCCCAGTTTGCCGAGATCATTTCAGTGACCGACGGTATCCAGGATGTCGTCAAACACCTCAAAAAGTGGATGAAGGTCCAGAAACGCCACGTGGACCTGCAGATGTTTCCCGGTGGCAAAAACCGCGTGATTCCCCAGCCGTTGGGCGTGGTTGGCATGATCGTGCCCTGGAATTTTCCAATTAACCTGAGTTTTATGCCCCTGGCCGCGGCATTTGCTGCCGGCAACCGCGCCATGGTCAAAATGTCCGAAAACAGCATTCACCTGACGCGCCTGCTGATGGATATTTCGCCCAGGTACTTTCCCCTTGAAAAGCTGCGCTTTTTTGAGGAAACCGGCGGCGTGGGGATCGAGTTCTCTAAGATTTCCTTCGACCTGATTATCTTCACCGGATCCGGGCAGACAGGTAAGTCCGTCATGGCTTCGGCGGCGCAAAACCTGACGCCGGTGGTCTTGGAACTGGGCGGCAAGGCGCCTGCGGTTATCGACCGTGATTACGACCTTGAAAAGGCGGTCGGCCGGATCATGTTCGTGAAGCAGTTCAATGCGGGCCAGATCTGCACCAACGTAGACTACGTTTTCGTGCACGAAAGTCAGCGCGATGAATTCGTGAAGTTGGCCAGCGCTTATGCCGCCAAACATTGCCCGGATATCGAACACACCGACTACACCTCACTGATTGATGATCGCGCCATGGCGCGCATCACGGATACGCTGGAAGACGCCCGTGAAAAAGGCGCGACCATCGTCAATTTGTGCGGTGACCAGCCGGCTAACCCTGCCACGCGCAAGTTCCCGATGACGGCCGTCATGGATACCACGCCGGACATGACCATCCGCAACCGGGAGACCTTTGGACCGCTGTTGATGGTGATGACGTACAAGGAACATCAGGAGGTCGTGGACTACGTGAACAGCCACGACCGTCCGCTGGCCCTGTATCCCTTTACCAACGATCGCAAACTGCAGGACATGTACATCGAACGGGTGATGTCTGGCGGTGTGACCGTCAACGATGCCCTGTTCCATGTTGCCCAGCATGACATTCCCTTCGGTGGAGTCGGGCCCAGTGGTATGGGGCACTACCACGGACGCGAGGGCTTCGAGACGTTCTCCAAGATGCGCCCAGTGTTCTATCAGGCGGGTTTCTCTGCGATGCAGTACCTGCGCCCACCCTATGGCAAGTTCGCCACCCGGGTGTTCGACTTCCTGATGAAATTCAAAGGCTGA
- a CDS encoding DUF2189 domain-containing protein, which translates to MSRVHESAEMFPVHHVPATRPFVWLMEGWDSLIHSWPASLAHGALVAMLGSLILAYEQHPLYIAAAICAFLVIGPVITAGICELSRCRDHGEPCDFSGSLAPLSRNRASLMMFAQVLVFVSLGGFALAALFLYNGTGQIAPAIETTVWGDVARHLTPLQTTTYTATFIVLATGVFLLSVVSVPMIIDRHVDAGTAMRMSLKVALRDFPAMLVWAGLIIALVAFGFGTRLLGMVFVVPLLGHATWFAYRDIVSEA; encoded by the coding sequence ATGAGCCGCGTTCATGAATCTGCCGAGATGTTCCCTGTACATCACGTACCCGCTACTCGTCCCTTCGTGTGGCTGATGGAGGGCTGGGATTCTCTTATCCACAGCTGGCCCGCCAGCCTCGCCCACGGCGCTCTCGTTGCCATGCTGGGCAGCCTGATTCTCGCCTACGAACAACACCCTTTATACATCGCAGCGGCGATCTGCGCATTTCTCGTTATCGGCCCGGTGATTACCGCGGGCATTTGCGAGTTAAGCCGCTGCAGGGATCACGGCGAGCCCTGCGATTTCAGTGGCTCACTGGCGCCACTCTCACGCAATCGCGCCAGCCTGATGATGTTTGCCCAGGTGCTGGTATTTGTATCGCTGGGAGGCTTCGCACTTGCCGCGCTGTTTCTTTATAACGGCACGGGACAGATTGCGCCTGCCATCGAGACGACTGTCTGGGGCGACGTGGCACGCCATCTCACGCCGTTGCAAACAACCACCTATACCGCGACCTTTATAGTGCTTGCTACCGGCGTCTTTCTGCTTTCAGTGGTCAGCGTACCTATGATTATCGATCGCCATGTCGACGCCGGTACCGCTATGCGCATGAGCCTGAAAGTGGCACTGCGGGACTTCCCCGCCATGCTGGTCTGGGCAGGGCTAATCATTGCCCTGGTAGCCTTTGGCTTCGGCACTCGTCTGCTGGGTATGGTGTTCGTTGTGCCCCTGCTCGGGCACGCTACCTGGTTTGCCTACCGCGATATTGTCAGCGAGGCCTGA
- a CDS encoding propionyl-CoA synthetase — MDNLDRWREAAQAVHWFKTPQQVLDDSEPPFYRWFPDGQTNACYNALDVHVAEGRGEQTALIYDSPVTDTCRRYTYTQLLDQVARFAGVLADHGVGRGDRVIVYMPMVPEALIAMLACARLGAVHSVVFGGFASNELAVRIDDATPKLIVSASCGVEPNRIVAYKPLLDAAIELAQHKPDNCVILQRPMQPAELIAGRDVDWTQAMADARAVPCTPVAANDPLYVLYTSGTTGQPKGVVRDTGGSIVALKWSMKAIYDVEPGDVYWAASDVGWVVGHSYIVYGPLFSGCATVIYEGKPVGTPDPGAFWRVIEDYQVKVLFTAPTAFRAIKKEDPAGKYLQQYNVSSLRSLFLAGERCDPSTLAWAQQQLKVPVIDHWWQTETGWPICANCLGIEALPIVPGSPARPVPGYYVQVLDGNGEQVSAGEIGALVVKSPLPPGTFTTLWQAEERYQSAYFARYPGYYETGDAGYIDANGYVFVMARTDDVINVAGHRLSTGAMEEVLAEHPDVAECAVVGVADPMKGQLPLGLLVLNAGAERATADVVRESLQLVRDKIGPVAAFKLCTVVERLPKTRSGKILRGTMRSIADGEPWKMPATIDDPVILDEITEALRTLGYAA; from the coding sequence ATGGATAATCTGGACAGGTGGCGTGAGGCCGCACAAGCGGTCCATTGGTTCAAGACGCCGCAACAGGTGCTGGATGATAGCGAGCCGCCGTTTTATCGCTGGTTTCCCGATGGTCAGACCAACGCCTGTTACAACGCCCTGGATGTGCATGTGGCCGAGGGCAGGGGCGAGCAGACGGCCCTGATCTACGATAGCCCGGTGACCGATACCTGCCGCCGTTACACTTACACGCAGTTACTGGATCAAGTGGCGCGCTTTGCCGGCGTGCTGGCCGACCACGGTGTAGGCCGTGGTGACAGGGTTATCGTGTATATGCCTATGGTGCCCGAGGCGCTGATTGCCATGCTGGCCTGTGCCCGGTTGGGGGCGGTTCACTCTGTCGTTTTTGGCGGTTTCGCCAGCAATGAACTGGCAGTGCGCATTGACGATGCTACGCCAAAACTGATTGTGTCCGCCTCCTGTGGCGTCGAACCCAATCGCATCGTGGCCTACAAACCGCTGCTCGACGCTGCCATCGAGCTTGCCCAGCACAAGCCAGATAACTGCGTTATTTTGCAGCGGCCGATGCAGCCGGCCGAGTTGATCGCCGGCCGTGATGTGGACTGGACGCAGGCAATGGCAGACGCGAGAGCCGTACCCTGCACACCGGTGGCAGCGAACGATCCCTTGTACGTTCTTTACACGTCAGGCACGACAGGGCAGCCCAAAGGGGTTGTGCGCGATACGGGCGGCTCTATCGTCGCCCTGAAATGGAGCATGAAAGCCATTTACGACGTCGAGCCCGGCGACGTGTACTGGGCTGCTTCGGATGTGGGATGGGTGGTGGGCCATTCCTATATTGTGTACGGGCCGTTGTTTAGCGGCTGCGCCACGGTGATCTACGAAGGTAAGCCGGTAGGTACCCCGGATCCTGGAGCTTTCTGGCGCGTCATCGAAGACTATCAGGTCAAGGTGCTATTCACGGCACCTACAGCCTTTCGCGCCATCAAGAAAGAGGACCCGGCCGGCAAATATCTCCAGCAATACAATGTGTCGAGTCTGCGCTCGCTGTTTCTGGCCGGCGAACGCTGTGATCCGAGCACCCTGGCCTGGGCGCAGCAGCAACTTAAGGTGCCCGTTATCGACCATTGGTGGCAGACTGAAACCGGTTGGCCGATTTGTGCCAACTGCCTGGGCATTGAAGCGCTGCCCATAGTGCCGGGATCGCCCGCAAGGCCAGTGCCTGGCTATTACGTGCAGGTACTGGATGGCAATGGCGAGCAGGTTTCCGCAGGCGAAATAGGCGCGCTGGTCGTCAAGTCGCCGCTGCCTCCGGGTACGTTCACAACACTCTGGCAGGCTGAAGAGCGTTACCAAAGTGCGTACTTCGCGCGCTATCCGGGCTATTATGAAACCGGTGATGCTGGCTATATCGACGCCAACGGCTATGTGTTTGTTATGGCGCGTACCGACGATGTGATCAATGTTGCCGGGCATCGGCTGTCAACAGGCGCGATGGAAGAGGTGCTGGCGGAGCATCCGGATGTGGCCGAGTGCGCGGTGGTAGGGGTTGCCGACCCTATGAAGGGACAGTTACCCCTGGGATTACTGGTGCTTAATGCAGGCGCAGAGCGCGCTACCGCTGATGTGGTGAGGGAAAGTCTGCAGTTGGTGCGCGATAAAATTGGCCCCGTGGCCGCTTTCAAATTGTGTACGGTCGTCGAGCGCCTGCCCAAGACCCGCTCGGGTAAAATCCTGCGCGGTACCATGCGCAGCATCGCCGATGGCGAGCCCTGGAAAATGCCCGCTACCATCGATGATCCCGTCATTCTCGACGAGATCACCGAGGCACTGCGGACACTGGGCTATGCAGCCTGA
- a CDS encoding alpha/beta hydrolase, with translation MKAMPWLISSLAYLVALSVTAADDPTPNPEFPPAIVELAIESDGNRLPGHIYLANGPGPHPTVLMLHGFPGNEKNLDIAQELRRQGFNTLFFHYRGAWGAEGDYSILTLDDDTAAVVDYLRQPQQASALRVDPGKISLLGHSLGGYTALAAGSQIEDLRCVGAMAPANPGLWQLGMAVEDDNALRLTAYADSLFMLNNFGGAQLLEQLRGAPLQALDTRAFGPGLKNKSVLFVVGEQDDVTPAQSMTLPVIEAYQKLPGFKVESHLIPGDHSFSENRLQLTGLLLKWLQRDCR, from the coding sequence ATGAAAGCAATGCCCTGGCTTATCAGTTCATTGGCATATCTGGTCGCACTGTCAGTGACGGCTGCAGACGACCCCACCCCCAATCCCGAGTTCCCGCCCGCCATCGTCGAGCTGGCCATTGAAAGCGACGGCAACCGCCTGCCAGGCCATATTTATCTGGCCAACGGCCCCGGACCGCACCCCACGGTGCTGATGCTGCATGGCTTCCCAGGCAACGAAAAAAATCTCGATATCGCCCAGGAGCTTCGCCGGCAGGGCTTTAACACCCTGTTCTTTCACTATCGCGGTGCCTGGGGTGCTGAGGGCGACTACTCCATTCTGACCCTCGATGACGACACCGCTGCCGTTGTCGACTATTTGCGGCAACCGCAACAGGCCAGCGCGTTGCGGGTAGATCCGGGCAAGATCTCGCTATTAGGCCACTCCCTTGGCGGCTACACCGCGCTTGCCGCGGGCAGTCAGATCGAAGACTTGCGCTGTGTAGGGGCCATGGCACCGGCAAACCCCGGGCTCTGGCAACTCGGCATGGCCGTAGAAGACGATAACGCCCTGCGCCTGACCGCCTACGCTGACAGCCTGTTCATGCTCAATAACTTTGGCGGAGCACAGTTGCTCGAGCAACTGCGTGGAGCGCCCCTGCAGGCGCTGGATACCCGTGCCTTTGGCCCAGGCCTGAAAAACAAATCAGTGTTATTCGTCGTGGGAGAGCAAGATGATGTCACACCGGCGCAAAGCATGACACTGCCGGTGATTGAGGCCTACCAGAAACTGCCTGGTTTCAAAGTAGAGTCGCACCTGATTCCCGGTGACCACTCTTTCTCAGAGAACCGCCTGCAGCTCACCGGTCTGCTTCTCAAGTGGCTGCAGCGGGATTGTCGCTAG
- a CDS encoding serine hydrolase domain-containing protein, which produces MLRLNRLFLLSLLALVTAACSDSDSSDRPPVPPPEPVQPAFDFAAVDERMQQFVDEAADFDGVSYILVDAQWGVIHKQAFGDHTEDLVTQLASGSKVPAVTLLMAIDGDESLNFSVSDPIGQYLPWDGLFADRTTEQLLSNTSGMVGLTDILADTVTYWPLACQFFPEGTLQACAETLYVTDVPGIVPAGTEYNYGGSQWQLAGAVAEIATNSSWSQAFDAYIAQPCELEVMQFGNPWSNFESFDGNPDSLQGKDNPNIEGGAISDLDDYAKMLMLHLNDGMCGGNQVLAPGATAFMREDRGGEFGTPYGMGWFISVPEDGSEPTLFTDPGLFGHTAWVDIERGIGGFVAVDTYALGTSGPVRELVDGEIIEMIAAEVDRARAEQ; this is translated from the coding sequence GTGCTACGCCTCAATCGTCTTTTTTTGCTCAGCCTGCTGGCGCTGGTAACGGCTGCCTGTTCCGATTCAGATTCCAGTGACAGACCGCCAGTACCGCCGCCTGAACCAGTGCAGCCGGCGTTTGACTTTGCCGCAGTGGATGAACGTATGCAGCAGTTCGTGGATGAGGCTGCAGATTTTGATGGCGTTTCCTACATTCTGGTAGACGCCCAGTGGGGCGTTATCCACAAACAGGCTTTCGGTGATCACACTGAGGACCTCGTCACCCAGCTGGCTTCCGGTAGTAAAGTGCCCGCCGTAACGCTGCTCATGGCCATCGATGGCGATGAAAGCCTGAACTTCTCTGTGTCGGATCCCATTGGTCAATATCTGCCCTGGGATGGCCTGTTCGCCGATCGTACGACGGAGCAGCTGCTCAGTAACACCTCGGGCATGGTGGGCCTTACGGATATTCTGGCAGACACCGTGACTTACTGGCCGCTTGCCTGCCAGTTCTTCCCTGAAGGAACACTGCAGGCCTGTGCCGAGACACTCTATGTAACCGATGTCCCGGGTATCGTACCTGCCGGCACGGAATACAATTATGGTGGCAGCCAGTGGCAACTGGCAGGCGCTGTGGCAGAGATTGCGACCAACTCCAGTTGGTCGCAGGCCTTCGATGCCTATATTGCCCAGCCCTGTGAGTTGGAGGTTATGCAGTTCGGCAATCCGTGGAGTAACTTTGAAAGCTTCGACGGCAACCCCGACAGCCTGCAGGGCAAGGACAATCCCAATATTGAAGGCGGGGCGATCAGTGACCTCGACGATTACGCGAAAATGCTGATGCTGCATCTCAATGACGGCATGTGTGGCGGCAACCAGGTGCTGGCACCCGGCGCTACCGCTTTTATGCGTGAAGATCGTGGCGGCGAATTCGGCACGCCCTATGGCATGGGCTGGTTTATCTCAGTGCCCGAAGATGGTTCGGAACCCACACTGTTCACAGATCCCGGCCTGTTTGGCCACACCGCCTGGGTCGACATTGAGCGCGGTATTGGTGGCTTTGTGGCGGTCGATACCTATGCGCTGGGTACCTCTGGCCCGGTCAGGGAACTGGTGGACGGTGAGATCATAGAGATGATCGCGGCAGAGGTTGACCGCGCTCGAGCCGAGCAATAA
- a CDS encoding GGDEF domain-containing protein: MSRSHFRLHPFLLTGHCLEHRVNAEISRALRCDTTLCISLFAVDEWAQLDNTYGQGCANSVVADIAALLAEDLRTEDVASYRGDGTFLAVLPDSDEESGEIQAERFREVVEATRFSYDDATLRITISAGVAQWVSEEAIEEDIERAQSALSSASEKGNNQVSLAGD; encoded by the coding sequence ATGTCTCGTTCACACTTCAGACTTCACCCGTTTCTGCTGACGGGTCACTGCCTCGAGCACAGAGTCAATGCTGAAATAAGCCGTGCGCTGCGCTGTGATACCACACTCTGTATCTCACTGTTTGCCGTAGATGAGTGGGCACAACTCGATAACACCTATGGCCAGGGCTGTGCTAACAGCGTGGTCGCCGACATAGCCGCGCTACTCGCCGAGGATTTGCGCACGGAGGATGTTGCCAGCTATCGCGGAGATGGCACCTTTCTGGCCGTCCTGCCGGATTCGGATGAGGAAAGCGGTGAGATTCAGGCAGAGCGGTTTCGCGAAGTTGTCGAAGCGACACGCTTCAGTTATGACGACGCCACCTTACGCATTACGATCTCCGCCGGGGTTGCCCAGTGGGTGAGCGAAGAAGCGATCGAGGAAGATATAGAGCGCGCCCAGAGCGCGCTCAGCAGTGCCTCAGAGAAAGGCAATAACCAGGTGTCGCTCGCTGGCGACTAA
- a CDS encoding S1 RNA-binding domain-containing protein, producing MNNKTLNIGRYNVLEVLETGEHGVILDGLDADRLLLSRRQSPAGLAPGDSLEVFVFLDSLGDPVPTTRKPAAQVGEIAWLEIVEANHLGAFADWGMSKDLFIPFAEQPSKLSKGRHALVYLYLDNEGRLAGSNRIDHWVEDEAREFKTGQAVSIMIADKTEMGFKAIIEHQFWGLLYANELYQRVRKGQVLNAYIKRVRPDGRIDLTLSQPGFSQGKMAGVGEQIMAALQANDGFLALSDKSPPQDIYATFKVSKKVFKQALGGLYKQRKIVFEDGGTRLVE from the coding sequence GTGAACAACAAGACACTGAATATCGGTCGTTACAATGTGCTCGAGGTCCTGGAGACCGGCGAGCATGGCGTGATTCTAGACGGTCTGGACGCGGACCGCCTGTTGCTGTCACGTCGCCAGAGTCCCGCTGGCCTGGCGCCGGGCGACTCGCTTGAAGTGTTTGTGTTTCTCGATTCATTGGGCGACCCGGTCCCCACCACCCGCAAGCCCGCTGCCCAGGTGGGAGAAATTGCCTGGCTGGAAATCGTCGAGGCCAATCATCTCGGGGCATTCGCTGATTGGGGCATGAGTAAGGACCTGTTTATCCCCTTTGCGGAACAACCCAGCAAACTGTCTAAGGGGCGCCACGCACTCGTTTATCTCTATTTGGACAACGAGGGCCGTCTGGCAGGCTCCAACCGCATTGATCACTGGGTTGAGGATGAAGCCCGTGAATTCAAGACTGGCCAGGCGGTCAGCATCATGATCGCCGACAAGACCGAAATGGGTTTCAAAGCCATTATTGAGCACCAGTTCTGGGGTTTGCTCTACGCCAACGAACTTTATCAACGGGTGCGCAAGGGGCAGGTTTTAAACGCGTATATCAAGCGGGTGCGCCCTGACGGCCGGATCGATCTCACCTTGAGCCAGCCCGGTTTCAGCCAGGGCAAAATGGCCGGCGTCGGCGAACAGATCATGGCCGCGCTGCAGGCGAATGATGGCTTTCTCGCGCTGAGCGACAAGAGCCCGCCACAGGACATTTACGCGACGTTTAAAGTCAGTAAGAAAGTATTCAAACAGGCGCTGGGCGGTCTCTACAAACAGCGCAAGATCGTATTTGAGGACGGCGGCACCCGCCTGGTTGAATAA
- a CDS encoding peptidylprolyl isomerase, with protein sequence MSLVFDTGTVALETLNWEAPITAANFLHYVNTGFYDQTLVHRAINNFMIQMGWIAYLGLDVLDRVQWEAKEPGPAILNEASNGLSNTRGTLAMARTSDPNSATSQFFINQVDNTFLDYGSANNPDGYAVFARVISGMAVVDGIAGERTTSVNGIGRDVPARGVILESATVTAP encoded by the coding sequence GTGTCGCTGGTCTTCGATACCGGAACGGTGGCATTGGAAACATTGAACTGGGAAGCCCCCATCACCGCGGCAAATTTCCTGCACTACGTGAACACCGGCTTTTACGACCAGACCCTGGTCCACCGGGCCATTAACAATTTCATGATCCAGATGGGCTGGATCGCCTATCTGGGCCTGGACGTATTAGACCGTGTGCAATGGGAAGCCAAGGAACCGGGCCCTGCCATTCTCAACGAAGCGAGCAACGGGCTCTCCAACACACGCGGCACCCTGGCCATGGCGCGCACCAGCGACCCGAACAGCGCCACCAGCCAGTTTTTCATTAATCAGGTGGACAATACCTTCCTCGACTATGGATCTGCCAATAATCCGGATGGCTATGCGGTGTTCGCCCGGGTGATCAGCGGCATGGCAGTAGTGGACGGCATTGCCGGCGAGCGCACAACCTCGGTGAATGGCATCGGCCGTGACGTGCCTGCGCGTGGGGTCATTCTTGAATCAGCCACCGTCACCGCCCCGTGA
- a CDS encoding zinc-binding dehydrogenase — protein MTTTTAQIISTLAEGKLTVEVAQTELPEPKGSQILVKMEAAPINPSDLAVLTGPADLAGAEYSPGRFVADMPEPFYSGQKARHGMRLPVGNEGAGEVVAAGDDEYAQSLIGQRVACVPGTAYSEYCIADAMLSLPLGELSSEQGASAFVNPMTALGFVETARAAGQNAIIHTAAASNLGQMLLKICQEDDIALVNIVRKSEQADMLRDMGATHVVNSADEDFFSQLCAAIEETDAYFGFDPIGGGQMTDTCFRAMEQVAARNMSEYSRYGSDQAKKMFIYGRLDLGPTILTPAYGFGWTLSGWLLTPFLQQAGMETVLRMRQRVLEGLTTTFASSYKRKVNLEEMLTREAVLEYSQMKTGEKYLVTP, from the coding sequence ATGACAACTACCACCGCGCAAATTATCAGTACCCTCGCAGAGGGCAAGCTTACTGTCGAGGTCGCTCAGACGGAGCTGCCTGAACCCAAGGGAAGCCAGATTCTGGTGAAGATGGAGGCGGCTCCGATTAACCCCTCTGATCTGGCCGTCCTTACCGGCCCCGCCGATCTCGCCGGTGCCGAGTACTCGCCCGGCAGGTTCGTGGCCGATATGCCAGAACCTTTTTACAGCGGTCAGAAGGCGCGCCACGGTATGCGTCTGCCAGTGGGTAATGAGGGGGCCGGTGAAGTCGTTGCCGCGGGCGATGACGAATACGCCCAATCGCTCATTGGCCAGCGAGTCGCCTGTGTGCCCGGTACGGCCTATTCAGAGTACTGTATTGCCGATGCGATGCTAAGCCTGCCCCTGGGTGAGCTCAGCTCAGAGCAGGGCGCTTCGGCGTTTGTAAACCCCATGACGGCCCTGGGTTTTGTAGAAACCGCCCGCGCGGCGGGCCAGAACGCGATTATTCACACGGCGGCGGCTTCCAATCTCGGCCAGATGTTGCTGAAGATCTGCCAGGAAGACGATATTGCCCTGGTCAACATCGTGCGCAAGTCCGAGCAGGCCGACATGCTGCGTGACATGGGCGCTACCCACGTGGTTAATTCTGCCGATGAGGATTTCTTCAGCCAGCTGTGTGCTGCCATTGAAGAAACCGATGCCTATTTTGGTTTCGATCCAATTGGTGGCGGTCAGATGACAGATACCTGTTTCCGGGCCATGGAGCAGGTTGCGGCTCGTAACATGAGCGAGTATTCGCGCTACGGCTCCGATCAGGCCAAGAAGATGTTTATCTATGGTCGCCTCGATCTGGGGCCCACCATTTTGACGCCTGCCTATGGATTCGGCTGGACGCTATCCGGTTGGCTGCTCACGCCGTTCCTCCAGCAGGCGGGTATGGAAACGGTGCTGCGCATGCGCCAGCGCGTGCTTGAGGGCCTGACTACCACCTTTGCCAGCAGCTATAAGCGCAAGGTGAACCTGGAAGAGATGCTGACCCGGGAAGCGGTGTTGGAATACAGCCAGATGAAGACGGGTGAGAAGTATCTGGTGACCCCCTGA
- the purE gene encoding 5-(carboxyamino)imidazole ribonucleotide mutase, whose product MTAISQPKVAVVMGSKSDWPTMAEAAEIMDKLGVAYHVEVVSAHRTPDKLMSFAKSAQDEGFDVIIAGAGGAAHLPGMIAAMTPLPVLGVPVQSKALSGNDSLLSIVQMPRGVAVGTLAIGGAGAFNAGLLASQMLALHDSAIAERLNSFRAEQTQVVLDNPDPREQ is encoded by the coding sequence ATGACAGCGATAAGCCAACCCAAGGTGGCTGTGGTAATGGGTTCCAAGAGCGATTGGCCGACCATGGCCGAAGCCGCGGAAATCATGGACAAACTCGGCGTGGCCTACCACGTCGAGGTGGTTTCGGCGCACCGTACGCCGGACAAGCTGATGTCGTTTGCCAAGAGCGCCCAGGACGAGGGCTTTGATGTCATCATCGCCGGCGCCGGTGGCGCCGCGCATCTGCCCGGCATGATCGCTGCCATGACGCCCCTGCCTGTACTGGGCGTGCCTGTGCAGAGTAAGGCATTGTCGGGCAATGACAGCCTGTTATCGATTGTACAGATGCCGCGCGGCGTGGCCGTGGGCACCCTGGCCATCGGCGGCGCCGGTGCGTTCAATGCGGGGCTTCTCGCCAGCCAGATGCTAGCTTTGCACGACAGCGCCATTGCTGAGCGTCTCAACAGCTTCCGCGCCGAGCAAACCCAGGTGGTGCTCGACAATCCAGACCCTCGCGAGCAGTAA
- the purK gene encoding 5-(carboxyamino)imidazole ribonucleotide synthase produces the protein MKDVWVIGSGQLGRMMQYAGTPLGINVHPVNVDDPALAAPELSATGVITAERELWPETPSGKALQAHPNFRNNTVFGRTADRKTQKELIDALGVATAKWLNVEADTTAAQCYEQLGDTVLLKRRSGGYDGRGQLWLKQADGDSLPSEWQQTSIAEEKCPFDEEVSLVGARTAQGELVFYPLTRNLHVNGILMASISPLQRLVHLQSQAEDMLGAILNELEYVGVMAMECFRIGDKLIVNELAPRVHNSGHWTQAGASISQFEMHLRAITELPLPSPIVRNHSVMINLIGVAYDEAWLAYADTQLHWYNKEVRPGRKVGHININDASVDSLLASLENLRGHLADNYGEVLDWVCEELRSLR, from the coding sequence ATGAAAGATGTATGGGTGATTGGCTCTGGTCAATTGGGACGCATGATGCAGTACGCGGGTACGCCACTTGGCATCAACGTACACCCGGTCAACGTCGATGACCCGGCATTGGCTGCGCCTGAGTTAAGCGCGACAGGGGTTATTACTGCCGAGCGTGAATTATGGCCTGAAACTCCTTCTGGCAAAGCTCTGCAGGCGCACCCCAACTTCCGCAATAATACGGTCTTTGGCCGCACGGCCGATCGCAAAACCCAGAAAGAACTCATCGATGCCCTCGGCGTTGCCACGGCCAAGTGGCTGAACGTTGAGGCGGATACCACGGCAGCGCAGTGCTATGAACAGCTCGGTGATACTGTTCTCCTCAAGCGTCGCTCCGGCGGCTACGATGGCCGCGGCCAGCTGTGGTTGAAACAGGCCGATGGCGACAGCCTGCCGTCAGAATGGCAGCAAACGTCGATCGCTGAAGAAAAGTGTCCCTTCGACGAGGAAGTCTCACTGGTCGGTGCGCGCACCGCGCAGGGTGAGCTGGTGTTTTATCCCTTGACCCGTAATCTGCACGTGAATGGCATATTGATGGCATCGATCTCGCCCCTGCAGCGACTGGTGCACTTGCAGTCCCAGGCTGAGGACATGTTGGGGGCCATTCTCAACGAGCTTGAATACGTGGGCGTGATGGCCATGGAGTGTTTCCGCATTGGAGACAAGCTCATCGTGAACGAGCTTGCACCGCGCGTTCACAACAGTGGCCACTGGACCCAGGCGGGTGCGAGCATCAGCCAATTCGAGATGCATTTGCGCGCCATTACCGAATTGCCATTGCCAAGTCCTATTGTGCGCAATCACTCGGTGATGATCAACCTGATCGGTGTGGCGTACGACGAAGCCTGGCTGGCTTACGCCGACACGCAATTGCATTGGTACAATAAGGAAGTGCGGCCCGGGCGCAAGGTCGGCCACATCAATATCAATGATGCCAGTGTCGATAGCCTGCTGGCCTCGCTGGAAAACCTCCGGGGGCACCTGGCCGACAACTATGGCGAAGTACTCGACTGGGTTTGCGAAGAGCTGCGCTCACTGCGCTAG